The proteins below are encoded in one region of Sphingobacterium sp. R2:
- a CDS encoding RagB/SusD family nutrient uptake outer membrane protein, with protein sequence MNKYIIYSLFATPLLNISCNKFLAVDPPKTEVAAASAFSDEKTATATVGGLYTSMNNYNNQFASGLMTILLSSLADDYNSAFTSYDEYKFNKLSPATSYLDRLWSQPYSYINHSNKIIEGVEASALSSTVKAQLSAEARFTRVFNYFYLSNLFNKVPLITDTKDLEANNRKGPASREELYAFMVDDLQKAAVDIADAYQGNERTRPNRKAVDALLARVYLYHADWANAEAMADKVIADNRYELSRDLNTVFLKTSKEAIWQLQTVNLSTAGVNTWEGFSIVPAVATARSYYQVYDATVAAYEENDLRKAMWLKPYVVSNKTLYMPYKYKVRTGAPVTEYNTVLRLAEQYLIRAEARLNQNKLQAALEDINKIRERAGLAALPQTMDKAGIALALEKERQLELLGEWGHRWFDLVRTNRALPVLSKVKTDFSESDTKIPIASTILITNANLQQND encoded by the coding sequence ATGAACAAATATATCATCTACAGCCTTTTTGCGACACCACTGCTTAACATCTCCTGCAATAAATTTCTGGCCGTGGACCCACCCAAGACGGAAGTGGCAGCAGCGTCGGCTTTCAGTGACGAAAAGACGGCCACAGCAACCGTGGGCGGACTCTATACCAGTATGAACAACTACAATAACCAGTTTGCCAGTGGACTGATGACTATTTTACTGTCCAGCCTGGCCGACGATTATAACTCAGCCTTTACAAGCTACGATGAATACAAATTCAATAAACTGAGCCCGGCAACCTCTTACCTTGATCGACTCTGGTCGCAACCTTATAGCTATATCAATCACAGCAATAAGATTATCGAGGGCGTTGAAGCCTCGGCGCTCAGCAGTACGGTAAAGGCACAGCTATCGGCCGAGGCCCGTTTTACGCGGGTATTCAATTACTTTTACCTGAGTAACCTCTTCAATAAAGTGCCCTTGATCACCGATACCAAGGATCTGGAAGCCAACAACCGAAAAGGTCCTGCCTCCAGGGAAGAGCTTTACGCGTTTATGGTAGACGATCTGCAGAAAGCTGCTGTGGATATTGCGGATGCCTATCAGGGCAATGAGCGTACCCGCCCTAATAGAAAAGCAGTTGACGCGCTATTGGCCAGGGTATATCTGTATCATGCCGACTGGGCCAATGCCGAAGCGATGGCCGACAAAGTCATTGCTGATAATCGGTATGAACTGTCGCGGGACCTCAATACAGTTTTTTTGAAAACGAGCAAAGAAGCGATCTGGCAACTGCAGACGGTAAATCTTTCCACTGCCGGGGTCAACACCTGGGAAGGCTTCAGCATCGTTCCGGCAGTAGCTACAGCAAGGAGTTACTATCAGGTGTATGATGCCACGGTAGCGGCCTATGAGGAGAACGATTTACGTAAAGCGATGTGGTTAAAGCCTTATGTGGTAAGTAATAAGACGCTTTATATGCCGTATAAGTATAAGGTGCGCACAGGTGCACCTGTGACCGAATACAATACCGTGCTACGCCTTGCCGAACAGTACTTGATCCGTGCTGAAGCGCGGCTCAATCAAAATAAGTTGCAGGCAGCACTAGAGGATATCAATAAGATCCGTGAACGTGCCGGCCTCGCTGCGCTGCCACAAACGATGGACAAGGCGGGCATTGCCCTGGCGCTCGAAAAGGAGCGTCAGCTAGAACTGCTCGGGGAATGGGGCCACCGTTGGTTTGATCTGGTGCGCACAAACAGGGCCCTGCCTGTACTTTCAAAGGTCAAAACAGACTTTAGCGAAAGCGATACCAAAATACCGATCGCCAGTACTATTTTAATCACCAATGCTAACCTCCAACAGAATGATTAA
- a CDS encoding TonB-dependent receptor, with translation MKQSVKTLLLMLMHVNGYAFSQQGDKASDHVQFKQLVKAIEQRSDYRFVYDPHEINPDLPFDVNLNNANIPELLKQAFSAKGIRYQIVKNTIVLQGKGVAKALQMTVSGRVSNAAGAALEGVSVRVKNKVASTMTDANGRFSLNGLQQDDILLLSYVGYRSKEVTVPAKGIIDISLEVDPGNLDEVVVIGYGTSSIRKNTGSVSSVTSREIETQPVLDPLAALQGRVAGLNIASNSGLPGSSFQVQLRGVNSLSNGSSPLYIIDGIPFSDESMNQFTAANGNQSPLSLINPKDIERIDVLKDADATAIYGSRGGNGVILITTKKGNKGGLKIDFNANVGSGKAIRNLKMLHTEQYLEIRKEGFKNDNWTATADNAPDLLTWDQSAYSDWQKEFYGASAPFSTYQLSFSGGNENTQYLASGNFNRQGDPLPGNKNYQRGGALLNLSTQSKDQRFKLNSSFNLNLDRNNTVPTDIAQFYNLAPNYPLYDEKGGYYWFQQSLQNPAAYMERSSVSKSKSLLANFSAEYAILPELVAKVNVGYNLKSMDQTRLLPNAGFNPLTSTGSMASYGNSDYQSYIVEPQINYSKTFGKHDFKLLLGGTWQQRVSEGKYFDGSSYPSDSQLNNIGAAGILVNRNNQYADYRYQSAFGRINYAYADKYLLNFSYRRDGSSRFGPNNKYGNFGSIGAAWIFSSEEFLQDQSIVSFGKLRASWGVTGNDQIGDYQYLDTWGTGFAYQGITGLYPTRVFNPNFGWEEIKKKELGLDLGFFRDRIFLTVNYYNNRSDNQLINIVLAPQTGYNSYFGNTPALIENKGLELELSSVNIQKEKFSWKTNFNITFPSNTLLEYPGLASSSDARRYIIGESTRIVRGFQFTGVDSQTGVAQFRDVDGDGKISDFNDYVTLGSLLPKYYGGIGNNLSYGNVSLGFLFQFVKQEGPSIGYGPQATTIGGLGNLDEYVLNRWQQPGDVTDVPRATANSANEANLAYRNYYRYSSAVWDDASFIRLKNVSLSYDISKWAKKINMSRAVVQFNAQNLFTWTSFRGMDPEMPGFDRTYVSDVNPFGSVRNSATPSMRTYTFAVQLTF, from the coding sequence ATGAAACAGTCCGTAAAAACACTGCTATTGATGCTGATGCATGTCAATGGCTATGCCTTTAGCCAGCAGGGAGACAAGGCATCTGACCATGTTCAATTTAAACAGCTTGTCAAAGCCATTGAGCAGCGCAGCGATTATCGCTTTGTGTATGATCCCCATGAAATTAACCCCGATCTGCCTTTCGATGTCAATTTAAACAATGCCAATATCCCCGAGCTACTTAAACAGGCATTCTCGGCTAAGGGCATCCGCTATCAAATCGTCAAAAACACCATCGTGCTCCAGGGGAAGGGGGTAGCAAAGGCGCTGCAGATGACCGTCTCCGGTCGGGTCAGCAATGCTGCCGGTGCAGCCCTTGAAGGGGTTAGTGTTCGGGTTAAAAACAAGGTAGCCAGTACTATGACCGATGCCAACGGTCGTTTTAGTTTAAATGGCCTGCAGCAGGATGATATCTTACTTTTGAGTTATGTAGGCTACCGCAGCAAGGAAGTCACAGTGCCGGCCAAGGGTATTATCGACATCAGTCTCGAGGTAGATCCCGGTAACTTGGATGAGGTGGTGGTTATCGGTTACGGGACGTCTTCGATACGCAAAAATACGGGTTCGGTATCTAGCGTCACTAGCCGGGAGATCGAAACACAACCGGTACTAGACCCCTTGGCGGCCTTGCAGGGGCGCGTTGCCGGACTCAATATTGCTTCCAATTCGGGCTTGCCGGGCAGCTCTTTTCAGGTGCAGCTCCGGGGTGTCAATTCTTTAAGCAATGGCAGTAGCCCCCTTTACATCATCGACGGTATTCCATTTTCGGACGAAAGCATGAATCAGTTTACAGCGGCCAATGGGAACCAAAGCCCGCTCAGTCTGATCAATCCCAAGGATATTGAACGCATCGATGTGCTTAAAGATGCCGATGCGACAGCCATCTATGGCTCCCGGGGTGGGAATGGAGTTATCCTGATCACAACAAAAAAAGGAAATAAGGGCGGACTTAAAATAGATTTTAATGCCAATGTGGGTTCCGGTAAGGCCATCCGCAACCTGAAGATGCTCCATACCGAGCAATATTTGGAAATCCGGAAAGAAGGCTTTAAAAACGATAACTGGACAGCGACAGCAGATAATGCACCGGATCTGCTCACTTGGGATCAGTCCGCCTACAGCGACTGGCAAAAGGAGTTTTATGGTGCATCGGCCCCTTTCTCAACCTATCAGCTGTCATTTTCCGGAGGAAACGAAAATACCCAATACCTGGCCAGTGGCAATTTCAATCGTCAGGGGGATCCCTTGCCCGGCAATAAAAATTATCAGCGTGGTGGTGCGTTGTTGAACTTGTCTACGCAATCCAAAGATCAGCGATTTAAACTCAACAGTAGTTTCAACCTCAACCTGGACCGTAACAATACCGTACCGACAGATATAGCACAGTTTTATAACCTGGCGCCCAATTATCCTTTATATGATGAAAAGGGCGGCTATTATTGGTTCCAACAGAGTTTACAGAATCCCGCCGCCTATATGGAGCGCTCGAGTGTTTCGAAATCAAAATCCCTACTGGCCAACTTTTCTGCCGAATATGCGATATTACCTGAGCTGGTCGCAAAAGTCAATGTGGGCTACAACCTCAAAAGCATGGACCAGACGCGCTTGCTGCCCAATGCGGGATTTAATCCATTGACGAGCACGGGTTCCATGGCCTCTTACGGCAATTCGGATTATCAGTCCTATATCGTTGAGCCACAAATAAATTACAGCAAAACCTTTGGTAAACATGATTTTAAACTGCTTTTGGGGGGGACCTGGCAGCAAAGGGTCAGCGAAGGGAAGTACTTCGATGGCAGCAGTTATCCGAGTGATTCGCAGCTAAACAATATCGGCGCTGCAGGTATCCTTGTGAACCGCAACAATCAGTATGCCGATTACCGTTACCAGTCTGCATTTGGCAGGATCAATTATGCCTATGCCGACAAATATCTGTTAAATTTCAGCTACCGAAGGGATGGCTCTTCCCGCTTTGGGCCCAACAATAAGTACGGTAATTTTGGGTCGATCGGGGCAGCCTGGATTTTCAGCAGCGAAGAATTTCTCCAGGATCAGTCTATCGTGAGCTTCGGGAAGCTTCGTGCGAGTTGGGGAGTGACGGGCAACGACCAGATCGGCGATTACCAGTACCTGGATACCTGGGGCACAGGCTTTGCCTACCAAGGCATCACGGGGCTTTATCCAACACGGGTGTTTAATCCCAATTTTGGATGGGAAGAAATTAAAAAGAAAGAACTGGGGCTCGACCTGGGTTTTTTCAGGGACCGTATTTTCCTAACGGTCAATTATTACAACAATAGATCGGATAATCAGCTGATCAATATCGTGCTCGCACCGCAGACGGGCTATAATTCGTATTTTGGTAATACCCCCGCACTGATTGAAAATAAAGGCTTGGAGTTAGAGCTGAGCAGTGTGAATATCCAGAAGGAAAAGTTCAGCTGGAAAACCAATTTCAATATCACTTTCCCTTCCAATACGCTGCTGGAATATCCCGGGCTGGCGAGTAGCAGTGATGCGAGGCGATACATCATTGGCGAGTCCACACGTATCGTCCGCGGATTTCAGTTTACGGGAGTGGATTCGCAAACCGGGGTTGCCCAATTCCGGGATGTGGATGGTGATGGGAAAATCAGTGATTTCAATGATTATGTAACCTTGGGCTCGCTGCTGCCCAAGTACTATGGTGGTATCGGCAACAATCTAAGTTATGGCAATGTGAGCCTTGGATTCTTATTTCAGTTTGTCAAACAGGAGGGACCATCCATTGGATATGGCCCACAGGCAACGACCATTGGCGGATTGGGCAACCTGGATGAATATGTGTTAAACCGTTGGCAGCAGCCCGGAGATGTGACAGATGTACCACGCGCCACAGCCAATAGCGCCAACGAAGCTAACCTGGCTTACCGCAATTACTACCGCTATTCTTCGGCCGTATGGGACGATGCTTCTTTTATCCGCCTAAAAAATGTATCGCTCAGTTACGATATCTCCAAATGGGCAAAGAAGATCAATATGAGCCGCGCTGTGGTACAGTTCAATGCCCAGAACCTCTTTACCTGGACAAGCTTCAGAGGTATGGATCCCGAGATGCCTGGTTTTGACCGCACTTATGTTTCGGATGTCAATCCGTTTGGTTCGGTGCGGAACAGCGCCACACCATCCATGCGTACCTATACCTTTGCGGTTCAGCTCACTTTTTAA